A region of Beijerinckia sp. 28-YEA-48 DNA encodes the following proteins:
- a CDS encoding amidohydrolase family protein, with protein MQAIDIYTHIFPDTFFAELSKASPKLGNIGQRLRSIPPLFDLDVRFKAMDKAGTDYQQVISLPNPPLEDIATPDLARHLARVANDAMAELVAKHRDRFPAFVAAISMLDIDSALIEIDRAVTQLGAKGIQIFTNVAGKPLDLPEYDPVFAAMARHDLPIWLHPARTSEMTDYASEKKSRYEMWWCFGWPYETSVAMARLVFCGVYDRYPNLNIITHHCGGMIPTYDGRIGPGLDVLGSRTADEDYSNVLPSLKRPHLDYFHNFYGDTAMFGAQTGLHSGLKFFGADHVVFSTDAPLGPIGETIKAVEGLDLSKDDLAKVMSGNAKRLLKLQTV; from the coding sequence GTGCAGGCCATCGATATCTATACCCATATCTTTCCCGACACCTTCTTTGCTGAGCTGAGCAAGGCCTCGCCGAAATTGGGGAACATCGGCCAACGTCTGCGCAGCATTCCGCCCCTGTTCGATCTCGACGTGCGCTTCAAGGCGATGGACAAGGCCGGCACCGACTATCAGCAGGTGATCTCGCTGCCCAATCCGCCGCTGGAAGACATCGCCACGCCTGATCTGGCGCGACATCTGGCGCGTGTCGCCAATGATGCGATGGCCGAGCTGGTCGCCAAGCACAGAGATCGATTTCCGGCCTTCGTGGCAGCCATTTCCATGCTCGACATCGACAGCGCGCTCATCGAGATCGACCGCGCGGTGACGCAGCTGGGCGCCAAGGGCATTCAGATTTTCACCAATGTCGCGGGCAAGCCCCTCGACCTGCCCGAATATGATCCGGTGTTCGCCGCCATGGCGCGACACGATCTGCCGATATGGCTGCATCCGGCGCGCACATCCGAGATGACCGACTATGCCAGCGAAAAGAAGTCACGCTACGAAATGTGGTGGTGTTTCGGCTGGCCTTACGAAACCTCGGTGGCGATGGCGCGGCTGGTCTTCTGCGGCGTCTACGATCGCTATCCCAACCTCAACATCATCACCCATCACTGCGGTGGCATGATCCCCACCTACGATGGCCGCATTGGCCCAGGACTCGATGTGCTCGGCAGCCGCACGGCGGATGAGGATTATTCAAACGTGCTGCCGTCGCTGAAGCGGCCGCATCTCGACTATTTCCATAATTTCTATGGCGACACGGCGATGTTCGGCGCGCAGACCGGCCTGCACAGCGGGCTCAAATTCTTCGGCGCCGATCATGTGGTGTTTTCAACCGATGCACCGCTCGGCCCGATCGGCGAGACGATCAAGGCCGTTGAAGGTCTGGATCTCTCCAAGGACGATCTCGCGAAAGTCATGTCCGGCAATGCCAAGCGCTTGCTGAAATTGCAAACCGTTTAA
- a CDS encoding DUF1839 family protein, whose translation MAVISGLNADSYAPHALHRGERDWPETNCYADLWIEVLAALGRAPEALMGFTLTQDFEGDQFTFFKPPLEAIEALYGLSTFELAMFDTCEKHIVEQNGRGRLVMMEVDGYFLPDTRGVTYRSGHSKTTIGINEIDPVARRLAYFHNATYAALSGEDYDGIMQSGGRTLDGTAMLMPYTEFVKLPAAHQSLDMVVVFDWLRRYLARRPAGNPLRQFEARFEAQVVDMFDRPPDYFHIYAFNTLRQCGSNFELLAGHLDWLGAHADVDFTDAVPHARAISSGMKALQFQVARAVARRRPGGLAQSVAALAEHYDRLMEMIDRAMIRRSAAA comes from the coding sequence ATGGCCGTCATTTCTGGTCTCAATGCCGACAGTTACGCGCCCCATGCATTGCATCGTGGCGAGCGCGACTGGCCGGAAACCAATTGCTATGCCGATCTGTGGATCGAGGTTCTGGCGGCGCTGGGCCGTGCGCCCGAAGCCTTGATGGGTTTCACCCTGACGCAGGATTTCGAAGGCGATCAATTCACCTTCTTCAAGCCGCCGCTGGAAGCCATCGAAGCGCTCTATGGTCTCTCGACCTTCGAGCTCGCCATGTTCGATACATGCGAGAAGCATATCGTCGAACAGAACGGCCGTGGCCGGCTGGTGATGATGGAAGTCGACGGCTATTTCCTGCCCGATACGCGTGGCGTCACCTATCGCTCCGGCCACAGCAAGACGACGATCGGCATCAACGAGATCGATCCGGTCGCCCGCCGCCTCGCCTATTTTCACAACGCCACCTATGCCGCTCTCTCGGGCGAGGACTATGACGGCATCATGCAATCGGGCGGCCGCACGCTCGACGGCACGGCGATGCTGATGCCCTATACCGAATTCGTGAAACTGCCGGCGGCGCATCAGTCGCTCGATATGGTCGTGGTGTTCGATTGGCTGCGGCGCTATCTGGCGCGCCGGCCAGCAGGCAATCCGCTGCGGCAGTTTGAGGCGCGTTTTGAAGCGCAGGTCGTCGATATGTTCGACCGGCCTCCGGACTATTTCCACATCTATGCCTTCAACACCTTGCGCCAGTGCGGTTCCAATTTCGAACTTTTAGCGGGTCATCTCGACTGGCTCGGGGCTCACGCTGATGTCGATTTCACGGATGCCGTGCCTCACGCCCGCGCCATTTCGAGCGGCATGAAGGCGCTGCAATTCCAGGTGGCGCGCGCGGTCGCCCGTCGCCGGCCCGGTGGCTTGGCGCAGTCTGTCGCCGCGCTCGCGGAACATTACGATCGGCTGATGGAAATGATCGATCGGGCGATGATCCGTCGATCGGCGGCCGCGTGA
- a CDS encoding acyl-CoA dehydrogenase family protein produces MSVAVKPKVEERFPRSLVRQRAEAAATVAREFADDVDRNSRFPAEALEVLKEGRLLGLMIPVELGGEGASAAEVADVCSILGQACASTAMIFAMHQIKTSSLVTHGQGSAWHRGFMQQIAEKQLLLASATTEGGVGGDMRSSICAIEPEEDASFFQLRKEANVISYGMKADAILITARRNAEAPSSDQLMAVIQKHQYVLEPTIAWDTLGMRGTCSEGFRFAARAPREQILDKPFAEIAAQSMLAMAHILWSSVWYGIAADAVARARACVRAEARRQPGATPAAARRLTQTVGALQQMKADVLDGLRRFEAVKGDEAELSSVAFAVAMNNLKVTTSTAVADIVRQAMLVIGIGGYRNDGAHSVGRHMRDSLSAALMVNNDRILGNVEKLMPISRNENGLLG; encoded by the coding sequence ATGAGTGTGGCGGTCAAACCAAAGGTTGAAGAGCGGTTCCCCCGGAGCCTGGTGCGGCAACGTGCGGAAGCCGCCGCCACGGTCGCGCGCGAATTTGCTGACGATGTTGACCGCAACAGCCGCTTTCCGGCCGAGGCCCTCGAGGTGCTGAAGGAAGGGCGGCTGCTGGGCCTGATGATCCCCGTCGAATTGGGGGGAGAGGGTGCCTCTGCCGCGGAGGTCGCCGATGTTTGCAGCATCCTGGGCCAGGCTTGCGCCTCGACCGCGATGATCTTCGCCATGCATCAGATCAAAACCTCGAGCCTCGTCACCCATGGGCAGGGCTCCGCCTGGCATCGCGGCTTCATGCAGCAGATCGCCGAAAAGCAATTGCTGCTGGCGTCCGCCACCACCGAAGGTGGCGTCGGCGGCGACATGCGCTCAAGCATCTGCGCCATCGAACCGGAAGAGGACGCTAGCTTCTTCCAGCTGCGCAAAGAGGCCAATGTCATCTCCTATGGCATGAAGGCCGACGCAATCTTGATCACGGCGCGTCGCAATGCCGAGGCGCCAAGCTCCGATCAGCTGATGGCCGTCATCCAGAAGCATCAATATGTGCTTGAGCCGACCATCGCCTGGGACACGCTGGGCATGCGCGGCACCTGTTCGGAAGGCTTTCGTTTTGCCGCGCGCGCGCCGCGCGAGCAGATCCTCGACAAGCCCTTCGCTGAGATCGCCGCGCAATCCATGCTGGCCATGGCGCATATTCTGTGGAGCAGCGTCTGGTATGGCATCGCCGCCGATGCGGTGGCGCGGGCCCGGGCTTGCGTGCGCGCCGAAGCACGACGCCAGCCGGGCGCGACGCCTGCCGCCGCCCGTCGGCTGACGCAGACGGTCGGCGCCTTGCAGCAGATGAAGGCCGATGTGCTCGATGGCCTGCGTCGCTTCGAGGCGGTCAAGGGCGATGAAGCGGAGCTATCGTCGGTGGCCTTCGCGGTCGCCATGAACAATCTGAAGGTGACCACATCGACGGCGGTGGCCGACATCGTGCGCCAGGCCATGCTCGTCATCGGCATTGGCGGCTATCGCAACGACGGGGCCCATAGCGTCGGCCGCCACATGCGCGATTCTCTGTCGGCGGCGCTCATGGTCAATAACGATCGCATCCTCGGCAATGTCGAGAAACTGATGCCGATCAGCCGCAACGAAAACGGCCTTCTCGGCTAG